The nucleotide window GGCGCAGTCCTGAAAAATCGTCTGTTAATGGCGCCAATGACCACCTGTACCGGTTATTACGATGGTACGGTAACCAGCGAACTGGTGGAGTACTACCGTGAACGTGCCGGCAGCATTGGCACGGTGATCGTCGAGTGCTGCTTTATCGACCCGAAAGGTCCAGCCTTCCCTGGCGCTATCGCCATCGACAGCGATAACAAAATTTCCGGCCTGAGTAAAATTGCGGACGCCATCAAGTCTCAGGGGTCGAAAGCGATTCTGCAGATCTATCACGGCGGCAGAATGGTTGAGCCTGAGCTGATCGGCGGCAGAAAGCCGGTAGCGCCAAGCGCCATTGCCGCGCCGCGTGAAGGGGCCACCACGCCGCAGGCGTTGACGGCGGAAGAAGTGGAGGTGATGATCACCAAGTTTGGTGATGCGGTAAACCGCGCCATCAAGGCGGGCTTTGATGGCGTTGAACTCCACGGCGCCAACACCTATCTGATCCAGCAGTTCTATTCGCCTAATTCCAACCAGCGCGACGACAAATGGGGCGGCAGCCGCGACAACCGCGCCCGTTTCCCGCTGGAAGTGCTGGAAATTACCCACAAAATGGTCGAGCGGTTTGCCGATGCCTCTTTTATTATCGGCTACCGTTTCTCACCGGAAGAGCTTGAAGTCCCTGGCATCCGTTTTGACGACACCATGTACCTGCTGGAGAAACTCGCCGCGCGCGGGCTGGACTATGTGCATTTCTCCGTGGGTCAGCTGCTGCGTCCTTCCATTGTGGACCGGAACGATCCCACCCCACTGATCACCAAATTTATCGCTATGCGTTCTGAGACGCTGGCGAAGATCCCGGTGATTGGCGTGGGCGGCGTGGTAAATAAATCAGACGCTGAAACCGCGCTGGAGTACGGTTTCGATCTGGTGGCAATAGGCAAAGCTTGCATCGCCTATCCGGACTGGGCTGACCGCATCATCAATGAAGATCACCTTGAGCTCTATATTGACAGTCACCGCCGGGAAGAGCTGAAAATCCCGGAGCCGCTGTGGCGCTTCTCGCTGGTGGACGCGATGATCCGCGACACCAGCACCACCGGACGGAAATATAAAGCGGGGGTCTATCAGGAGAAAGTCGAGGCGGAAGCGCTGAAGCTGAAAATTGCCGTCACCCTTGATACTGACCGTATTACCGATATCTCGCTGGTGCCGGATGCCTCTCTGGACGTGGACTTTACCACCACTTTTGAAAGCCTCCGCACCCGTATCCTGGTGGCTAACAGCCCGCACGTCGATGCCATAACCGGCGCGACAACCCAGAGTGAAGCGCTGAAAAAAGCGGTGTCACGCGCGCTGGCGACCTCCAGTAAAGAGCATGTCATTGAAGAGGGCGGTAACCCGCAGGCACCGCAAAATTATGACGTGGTGGTCGTGGGGAGCGGCGGTGCAGGTCTGGCTGCGGCGATTCAGGCTCATGATGACGGCGCTCGCGTGGTGATCATTGAGAAGATGCCCACTATCGGCGGTAACACCATCAAAGCCTCTGTGGGGATGAACGCGGCTGAAACCCGCTTCCAGAAGCTGAAAGGCATCGTGGACAGCAAAGAGCTGTTCTATGAAGAGACGCTGAAGGGCGGTAAGTTCAAAAACAACCCGGTGCTGCTGCGTGAGTTTGTGGAGCTGGCGCCGGAAGCCATTGAGTGGCTGGCCGCGAAAGAGATTGAGCTGAACGATATTACCATCACCGGCGGCATGAGCATCGACAGGACGCACCGTCCGGCTGACCGCTCAGCGGTAGGGGGCTTCCTGATCAGCGGGCTGGTTAAAAACATCAACAAACGCGATATCGAAGTACTGCTGGAAACCTCAGTGGCTGAGATCCTGTTTGAAAACGGGGCGGTATCGGGTGTGAAGGTGGTGGATGAGTATAACGACAGCCGTATTCTCAACGCCAAAAGCGTCATCGTCGCCACCGGCGGCTTCAGCGCCAACCGTGAGATGGTGGTGAAATACCGCCCTGAGCTGGACGGTTTCGTAACCACCAACCATAAAGGCGCCACCGGCAGCGGCATCGCCATGTTACAGAAAATTGGTGCCGAAACGGTGGATATGGGCGAGATTCAGATCCACCCAACCGTCGAGCAGACCACCTCCTATCTGATTTCCGAAGCGATCCGCGGCGGCGGTGCCATCCTGGTCAGCCAGGCGGGTAAACGCTTCTTTAATGAGATGGAGACGCGTGACAAAGTGTCGGCGGAGATTATCGCGCTGCCGGAAAAAAGCGCCTGGGTACTGTTTGATGAGCAGGTCCGCCTCAACAACAAGGCGGCGGATGAGTATATCGCTAAAGGCTTTGTGGTCAGCGCGCCTTCTCCTCAGGAGCTGGCGGTGAAGCTGAATATGGATCTGCATGCGTTGCTGGCGACGTTAGAGCGCTACAATCTCTTTGTTGAGAAACAGCATGATGAAGATTTTGGCCGTAAAACCGCGCTGCGCCACCCTCTTAAACAGGGGCCGTTCTACGCTATCCGTGTTGCACCCGGCGTGCACCACACCATGGGCGGCGTAACCATCAATAGTGATACGGCGGTGCTGGATGCACAGAAACAGGTGATTCCGGGTGCCTGGGCTGCTGGTGAGGTTGTCGGCGGTATCCACGGCGCTAACCGTATTGGCGGGAATGCCGTTGCGGATATCATCATCTTCGGTATTCTGGCCGGTAAAAACGCGGCAGCACTTGCCCGCCGCTAGCGTTGAACAGGAGCCGGATCCCTCCGGCTCCTCTCAGTCAGGGAAGTCGCGCCCGCGACAGGAGAGAGAGCATGTCATCTGACGAACGGGTTTACGCCTACTCCGCCGTGTTAATGGGTTCACCGATCCTGCTAAAGCTGTTTGAGCATGATGAAGCGCTCGCAGCACGCGTTTTCCGCCTGATCAAACAGTATGAAATCCTGCTAACCGTCAATCGTCCCGAATCAGAAGTCATGAGTATCAACCATGCTGCGGGCAGGCATCCGGTTAAAGTCAGCCAACCGGTTTTCGATCTGATTGCCTGCGCCCATGCTGCCAGCCTTTTACCGGACAGCCTCTTTAATTTCACCATTGGCCCGCTGGTAAAGCGCTGGAAAATCGGCTTCAGGGGCGACAGCATTCCGCCTGAGGATGAGATCCAGGCGCTTCTTCCGCTCACCGATCCCCGTCAGGTTCAGTTGGACAGAGAAGCATGCACGGTGTTTCTGCAGCAGAAGGGCATGGAGATTGACCTGGGCGCCATTGCTAAAGGCTATATTGCCGATCGGGTGCGGGATTATCTGCAGCGGCAGGGCGTTACGCAGGCGCTGATCAATCTGGGGGGGAATATCCAGACTCTGGGCAGCTCGCCGGAAGCGGCGGGTTGGGGGATTGGCCTGAAAAAGCCGTTTGCCGCGCCCGAGGCGCTGATTGGCGTGATCAACGTTCGCGGCAAGTCAGTGGTGACCTCTGGTATTTATGAGCGCTATTTTGAACTGAATGGCCAGCGCTATCACCACATTCTCGATCCCCACAGCGGCTACCCGCTGGATAACGAACTGCTCAGCGTTACCGTTATCTCAGAAGACTCCATTGACGGTGACATCTGCACCACGCTGCTGTATGGCATGGGGGTGGAACAGGGCCTTGCTTACCTGGCTACCCGTCCGGAGCTGGAAGCCATTTTCGTTACCCGGGCACGCCAGGTCATCTGCTCTTCCCAGCGGCTCTGCTCTTTCACGCTGCTGGATAACCAGTTTCAGCCTCTGCTGGTTACTGACAAAACTGTTTAAGAAGCTGGGCGTGTTCAGCCTGCAAACGGTAACGGTAAACCGGTCTTCCCGTCAGCCCATAGTGCAGGTTAGTGGAGAGGATTTTCCGCTGCGCCAGCCAGATCAGATATTTACGGCAGGAGACGCGCGATATATTCACCGCAGCGGCGAGATCGTCGGTAGAAAATTCCATCTCCGGGTGTGCGTCAATCCACAGACAAAGCGTGCGCAGGGTCTGAGGCGTTAAGCCTTTGGGCAGGCGGTGCGCATCACTCATATCCGGCAGGTTGCCATGCAGCAGCGCGTCCACATCCTCCTGCTTGTACCAGCTGTGCGTCTCTTTCAGCGTCTTTTTATGCTGCCAGCCGGTCAGCGCCTCCTCAAAACGGGCAAACTGAAACGGCTTAATCAGGTAATCCACCACGCCGTAGTGCAGAGATTGCTGAATGGTCTGCGCATCCGCCGCTGAAGAGATGACGATCACATCGATGCTGCGCTTCGCGGCGCGAACTTCCGGCAGCAGATCGAGCCCGTTCTCCTGCTGCATATAGATATCCAGCAGGATCAGGTCGATATGCAGATCGCTGTGCAGCACCATCTCTCTGGCCTGTTTCAGCGTGGAGGCCACGCCGCAGCAGGAGAAACCCGGGATCTGCCCGATGTAGCAGCGGTTGAGTTCGGCCACCATCGCATCATCATCGACCACTAAAACATTTAACATGCGTTCTCTTCTCCTCCATCCCAGGGAAGCTGGACTAAAAATTGGGTATAAACCCCGGGGTCGGACTCTACAATAATTTCGCCGCCAAGGCTCAGGGTTTGCTGCTTAGAGAGGAATAAACCCACTCCGCGCTGCTCGCCTTTGGAGGAAAACCCTTTTTCAAAGATGGCGTCAAGCTGGTCGGGCGGGATCCCCGGCCCGTCATCGCTTACTTCGCAGGTCAGCCAGCCCTGCTGATAGTGCAGCAAAACGCTGACCTCACCCTCCGGCTGCTGGCTCAGGGCATCAAACGCATTCTCAATAAGATTTCCCAGCACGGTAATCAGAACCGACACCTGTTGCTCGCTTCCCCTGTCCGGCAGGAAACTGTCTTCATTGATGACCAGATGCAGTCCCCGATCGGAAGCGCTGTTAAGTTTACTTAATAAGAAACCCGCTATCACCGGGGACTTTATTTTTCGCAACAGCGATCCGATTTCAGTCTGATAGTTGTTGGCGGTTTTCAGGATGTATGCTTCAAGCTGCGCGTAACTTTTCATGTGCAACAGGCCCAGAATAACATGCAGTTTGTTCATAAATTCATGGGATTGCTGGCGCAGCGTATCAACATAGTTGACCATCCCGCTCAGGCGCTGGGTAAGGCGGGTCACCTCCGTTTTATCCCTGAAGGTACAGATCGCGCCGATAATTTTGCCTTTACTGCTGACCGGCATGGTATTGATTAACAGATCGCGCCCGCGAAAGTGGATCTCTTCATCACGCTGGGGCTTGCCGCTGCTCAATACGGCGCGCAGGATAGCGATCAGCGGGCCGGAAGCTTCCAGATTGCGAACGATCTCGTTTTCTGATGCCTGCGGCATACCGGTTTCACGGAACAGCTTGCGGGCGGCATGATTAATCAGCGTCACCTGCGCGTTGAGATCTACGGCAACGACGCCCTCTTTAATCGCATACAGCATCGCCTGGCGTTGTTCAAACAGTGCAGAGATCTCATAAGGCTCCAGGCCAAACAGAATTCTGCGGGAGGCTCTGACCAGCCAGAAGGTGCCTGCTGCGCCAACCAGGCTGCCGAACAGCGCCGTCCAGAGGATATTCCAGCGGCTCTGATTGATCTGCGCATTCACTTCACTCAGCGAGATCCCGATCACCACTACGCCGATCTGTCGGTGTTGCGGGTCGTAAACCGGGGTGAAGACGCGCAGGGCTTTCGCCAGCTGGCCCTGGTTGACGGAGACGTTCTCTTTACCCAGCAGGGCAGGGCGCAGATCCTGGCCGATAAAATGCTGGTTAATGGCTTCCCTGACCGGATGTGAATAGCGCATGCCCTCCATATTGGTCACCACCACGTAGAGCAGATCGTTGCTCTTCTGTACCTGTGAGGCGATCGGCTGGATCAGGTTGCGGTCCGCAGGCAACAGCAGGGCGCGCTGGATATCCGGAGAGTTCGCCAGCGTGCGGGCCACCGCCAGTGCTTTATGCTGAACGCTTTCCCGCGTCACGCTGGAGATCTGCAGGAAATAGAAAAAATGCACCACCACCAGCACCGCTACGATCACTGTACTCACCATCAGGCTGACGGAGGTGGTGAGTTTCAGCGGACGTTTCCGCGCCGGTGGCAGCAAGCTGGGGTCACTCATGGAGGCTCCTTAACGATAAAAAGGAGTCCTGAATGGTGTTCCAGCCTGACTCCGTGGCGCTAATATAGCGTGAAGCATCAACCCAGGTGATGATTTTCCATCTGATTTCCTTCTCTTATGCATCGCCCTGATCGTACCGGGCATAAACAGGCTTGCGGCATGCAATGCCCACATGCCGATCCTGGCAGCCTGCGCCTGATGCTTTTCCGATCAACTTTTTCACGCAACCTGTCAGTCGCGTTTGATTACCCAGCGGGCAAGCTTGCCAACGGACATGCCCTGAACAAGCACCGAGAACACCACAACAAGATAAGTCAGGGAAACCACGGTATCGCGGGCCTCACCGGCAGGAAGTGAAAGCGCCAGCGCCACAGAAATGCCGCCCCGCAGCCCGCCCCAGGTCAGTATCGCCCAGGAGCCTTTTGGTAACCGGAACAGATTAGTAAACAACGCAACAGGCAGGCCCACCGTGAGCAACCGTGCCGCAAGCGTGAGAATAATAACCACGGATGCAACGCCCAGCAGCGTATGGGTGAAATGAAGTAATATCACCTCAAGCCCGATTAACACAAACAGCACCGCATTGAGTATCTCGTCAATAAGCTCCCAAAACATATCTACATGCCGCTCTGTCTCCTCTGACATGGCGTGCGAACGCCCCTGATTGCCGATAATCAGCCCCATGACCACCATCGCC belongs to Erwinia pyri and includes:
- a CDS encoding flavocytochrome c; translated protein: MPTLTPILNPLTLPNGAVLKNRLLMAPMTTCTGYYDGTVTSELVEYYRERAGSIGTVIVECCFIDPKGPAFPGAIAIDSDNKISGLSKIADAIKSQGSKAILQIYHGGRMVEPELIGGRKPVAPSAIAAPREGATTPQALTAEEVEVMITKFGDAVNRAIKAGFDGVELHGANTYLIQQFYSPNSNQRDDKWGGSRDNRARFPLEVLEITHKMVERFADASFIIGYRFSPEELEVPGIRFDDTMYLLEKLAARGLDYVHFSVGQLLRPSIVDRNDPTPLITKFIAMRSETLAKIPVIGVGGVVNKSDAETALEYGFDLVAIGKACIAYPDWADRIINEDHLELYIDSHRREELKIPEPLWRFSLVDAMIRDTSTTGRKYKAGVYQEKVEAEALKLKIAVTLDTDRITDISLVPDASLDVDFTTTFESLRTRILVANSPHVDAITGATTQSEALKKAVSRALATSSKEHVIEEGGNPQAPQNYDVVVVGSGGAGLAAAIQAHDDGARVVIIEKMPTIGGNTIKASVGMNAAETRFQKLKGIVDSKELFYEETLKGGKFKNNPVLLREFVELAPEAIEWLAAKEIELNDITITGGMSIDRTHRPADRSAVGGFLISGLVKNINKRDIEVLLETSVAEILFENGAVSGVKVVDEYNDSRILNAKSVIVATGGFSANREMVVKYRPELDGFVTTNHKGATGSGIAMLQKIGAETVDMGEIQIHPTVEQTTSYLISEAIRGGGAILVSQAGKRFFNEMETRDKVSAEIIALPEKSAWVLFDEQVRLNNKAADEYIAKGFVVSAPSPQELAVKLNMDLHALLATLERYNLFVEKQHDEDFGRKTALRHPLKQGPFYAIRVAPGVHHTMGGVTINSDTAVLDAQKQVIPGAWAAGEVVGGIHGANRIGGNAVADIIIFGILAGKNAAALARR
- a CDS encoding FAD:protein FMN transferase, encoding MSSDERVYAYSAVLMGSPILLKLFEHDEALAARVFRLIKQYEILLTVNRPESEVMSINHAAGRHPVKVSQPVFDLIACAHAASLLPDSLFNFTIGPLVKRWKIGFRGDSIPPEDEIQALLPLTDPRQVQLDREACTVFLQQKGMEIDLGAIAKGYIADRVRDYLQRQGVTQALINLGGNIQTLGSSPEAAGWGIGLKKPFAAPEALIGVINVRGKSVVTSGIYERYFELNGQRYHHILDPHSGYPLDNELLSVTVISEDSIDGDICTTLLYGMGVEQGLAYLATRPELEAIFVTRARQVICSSQRLCSFTLLDNQFQPLLVTDKTV
- the dcuR gene encoding two-component system response regulator DcuR; amino-acid sequence: MLNVLVVDDDAMVAELNRCYIGQIPGFSCCGVASTLKQAREMVLHSDLHIDLILLDIYMQQENGLDLLPEVRAAKRSIDVIVISSAADAQTIQQSLHYGVVDYLIKPFQFARFEEALTGWQHKKTLKETHSWYKQEDVDALLHGNLPDMSDAHRLPKGLTPQTLRTLCLWIDAHPEMEFSTDDLAAAVNISRVSCRKYLIWLAQRKILSTNLHYGLTGRPVYRYRLQAEHAQLLKQFCQ
- a CDS encoding sensor histidine kinase, yielding MSDPSLLPPARKRPLKLTTSVSLMVSTVIVAVLVVVHFFYFLQISSVTRESVQHKALAVARTLANSPDIQRALLLPADRNLIQPIASQVQKSNDLLYVVVTNMEGMRYSHPVREAINQHFIGQDLRPALLGKENVSVNQGQLAKALRVFTPVYDPQHRQIGVVVIGISLSEVNAQINQSRWNILWTALFGSLVGAAGTFWLVRASRRILFGLEPYEISALFEQRQAMLYAIKEGVVAVDLNAQVTLINHAARKLFRETGMPQASENEIVRNLEASGPLIAILRAVLSSGKPQRDEEIHFRGRDLLINTMPVSSKGKIIGAICTFRDKTEVTRLTQRLSGMVNYVDTLRQQSHEFMNKLHVILGLLHMKSYAQLEAYILKTANNYQTEIGSLLRKIKSPVIAGFLLSKLNSASDRGLHLVINEDSFLPDRGSEQQVSVLITVLGNLIENAFDALSQQPEGEVSVLLHYQQGWLTCEVSDDGPGIPPDQLDAIFEKGFSSKGEQRGVGLFLSKQQTLSLGGEIIVESDPGVYTQFLVQLPWDGGEENAC